In the Syngnathus scovelli strain Florida chromosome 16, RoL_Ssco_1.2, whole genome shotgun sequence genome, one interval contains:
- the LOC125983659 gene encoding peripheral myelin protein 22: protein MLPILLGVLILHVIILILLIVSTAASAWTVGGDVSRDLWYNCLSNDVAYQCTPASNEDWIQAVQALMILAVLFCFFSLVAFVFQLFKLVKGGRFFFTAIFQILASLFVMCGAIIYTVMRADDLPESQLGYAYVLAWVAFPLCLISGLIYIVLRKKE from the exons ATGCTGCCCATCCTGCTCGGAGTGCTCATCTTGCACGTTATCATCCTCATCCTTCTCATCGTGTCCACAGCAGCAAGT GCTTGGACCGTAGGTGGCGACGTCAGCCGGGACCTGTGGTACAACTGCCTGAGCAATGATGTCGCCTACcagtgcacgccggccagcaacgAAG ATTGGATCCAGGCGGTGCAGGCTCTGATGATCCTGGCCGTGCTCTTCTGCTTCTTCTCGCTGGTGGCGTTTGTGTTCCAGCTCTTCAAACTGGTGAAGGGCGGCCGCTTCTTCTTCACCGCCATCTTCCAGATCTTAGCCA GTCTGTTTGTGATGTGCGGGGCCATCATCTACACGGTGATGAGAGCGGACGACTTGCCTGAGTCACAGCTGGGCTACGCCTACGTGCTGGCTTGGGTGGCTTTCCCGCTCTGCCTCATCAGCGGCCTCATTTACATCGTGCTGAGGAAGAAGGAATGA